CGATGGTCTCCTTCTTGGGCGCGTACTTCTGCTGGCGGATCATGCCGAAGAGGTGTATCAGCAGGCGGTCGCGCTCCTGATCTTTCTTCTGCTTGGCTTTGGTAAGGCCCGAAGTGGCGGTGACCTTGTTGATCTCCATCCCGACACCGTTCAGGCGATCCCACTCCTCAGCCATGCCGGCCGGCAGTTTGATCTTCGTTTGGTCGGCTGCCTTGACGTGCTTGAAAAGCTCTACTTGATAGGGTACATACTCCTCTGCGGAGAATCTCGAGGTGTTGGCTACGATAAAGTTTACTGTTTTTGGGAGCTCGTAGCTGCTCACTTTTTCTTTCGACATAACATTACATGGTCTAGAATTGTGTGCAAATATGGTGAATTTTACTCGAACAAATCTCTCATTGTCTGAAGCGCGAAAAAACGTCTCTTTCGGGAAGCCTCTCCCACCTCAGACAAGGGGCGATCTGACGGCCCCAAAGGTACAACCATTTCTGACATAGAGAAGCTCTGCATGCAAAAAACTTTTACGGTCTCTGTCAATAAGAGATTTTAGACCCCCAAAGGTGACACTTTTTCAGACATAGAAAGGCTTCACGCATAGAAAACCCTTACAGCCTCTGTCAATAAGAGGTTCCGAGCCTTCGAAGGTGACACTGTCTCGGGCGCGAGGAGACTTCACCCCTCGGAGGGAGTCATTGTCTGAGATAATAATAAACAACTCATGCAGGTATTCAATGTTTCCGGAGACGATAATAAATATCGACGCTCTTATTTATCGTTGATTCGATCAATGATAGATAGTTAGATTAGGTATTTATCATTGTCTCAGACAATATTGAATACCTTAATCAGGCATTTAGCATTGTCCGAGACAACGGGTCTTTCCAAGCCTTCGTATCTCCCACCGACAGCGACAAGCTCGCGTCCCCGCACGTCTATACCTATATATATAGGCGCAAGGGCTAAACCTCGACCAATTCACGGCCAATGGAGCGCACCGTTCGCACGATCTCCTCAAAGCCCTGCTCCGACAGCTGTCGCGCCCCGCTGAGGTACTGGGCGAGGAGGCTCTGCGGCATTTTCATCCGCCGGGCTACAGCCGAGGCGTCCAGCTCCGGGTGCGCCATGAAGAAATCGTACAGCGGGCTGTGCGTCTTAGGCGTAAAGAATCCCTCGTAACAGAGGTCTTCATCCAGCTCCGGCCAGTGTATCCCCGCCCCGTCGGCCAGATAACGGGCGCGCTCGTCGGCGGTAGCGCGGGCCAGTCGCGGGTAGTCGACAAAGCGTTCGGCGGCCTCGCGTCCGTCCGCAGTGCGTATCCATATGGCGTCGTCGGTCAGCCAGATCTTTTCAATGTGTAGCATATCCATTTTGTTTATCTTGATTGGTTAAAGAACCGATTCCAATGCTCGGCAATGATTTCTTGATTCTCACGGATCACATGCTCTACGAGCTTGAGCTCCGATGGCTTCAGTCCGTGATTCTGCACCAGTGTGACGGGAAAGAGGTTGAATTTGGCTCGGATGTCTCCTTTTGTCACATGCACATGGATGGGTTCGTGGTCGTTAGAGTAAAACATGAATCGGAATCCGAAAAGGATGAAGATGGTGGGCATACATGCAGGGGATATTTAGTGGTAGGGCAAAGATACACGAGGAATCCCGATCGGCCTTCCCCCGCTCCCGGCCCTCCCCCACCCTATTCGGCGCGACAAGGAGAGATCTTTTTTGCATTCGGGCTTCATTTTTTCGATTTTCATCCCCTTCTTTGCCCACGTTTTCAATAGACATCTCCACTTTTATACCACACAAGATGAAATATCAGTACTGGCTCCCGATGATGCTGTTCGCTGGAACAGCGGGGCGGGCACAGGTCGAGTTTCGACCGCCGGCAACCCCCCAACATGCCGTAAGAGACACGATTCACAATGTTGTCTTTACCGACCCCTACCGATGGCTCGAGGATAAGGACGATCCGGCCGTCGTGGCCTGGTCAAAAGCGCAGCATGACTATGGTATCGAGTACCTCCAGAAGACACAGCAGGTGCATCCGGGCGTACGTGAACAACTCGCAGCCTATATCGACCGCGATTATGAGGGACCGCTGACCAACGTCGGCGATCGCGTTTTTCAAACCGTGAAGATGAAGGGCGACAAGCAGTATCGCATCTACACCATCCTGAACGGCAAGCGTGTACTCATCTGGGACCCGGTGGCCATCGACCCCACGGGCAAGACGTCTACCTCCGGCGTGGCCTATACCTACGACGGCAACCGGGCAGCAATCAGCGCTCAAAAGAGTGGCGCGGAGATCTCAACGACGTATTTCATTGATACGCGCACGGGGAAACAGATCGGCAAACCGCTCGAGAATACGTTCGACTTTAAGTGGACCAAGGACCAGAAGCACGCCTATGTCACCTTCCGTTCGCCGGAGGACGTGGCTGCCCAGCGCCCCCTCAAGACGTATCTCTGGGAGTTCGGCACCCCAGCCTCCAAAGCGCGTCAGATTGGCACCACGGACGACGCCAAAAACAGCTTTTTCATCTACGATAACCGATACGGCGACATGACGGTCTATGGCGAGAGCGATTTTTACTCCAACAAGGCCTACATCCGTCGCACGGGCACGAACGAGAAGGGACGACTCATCTATGAGAGCACCGTATCGAACGCCTATCCGCAGATCATTGGCGACCGCATGTATATGTTCACCAACGATCACGCGCCCAACTTCCGCCTAATGACGGCCGACGTGGCCCGACCCGAATACAAGGACTGGCGGGTGCTTATCCCCGAAGGCGAGACCGTGATGCAGAACTGCGTAGTGACGAAACACAACATCATCGTCCAGGACAAGAAGGACATCCAGAGCCGCCTCACGCTCTACGACCTGGAGGGCCATCGGCAGCGCGAAATCGAGCTGCCCGAGCTGGGAAACGTGGGCGGCATCAGCTATGACCGCGAGAAGGATTCGATCTACATGACCCTGAACACCTTCACCACGATGCCCAAAACCTTCGTGGCCTCGCCCAAAGACTTCAAATGGAAGCTCTATTTCGCCCGCGAGACGCCGATAGACATGAGCGACATCGAGGCTAAGATCATTTTCTACCCCTCAAAGGACGGCACGAAGATCCCCGCCTTCATCTACCACAAGAAGGGACTCAAAATGGACGGCAATAACCCGGTGCTGATCGACGGATACGGCGGATTCAACGACGGTATCGCGCCCAGCTACATCGGATTTTACCGCTCACTGCTGGAACGCGGAGTGGTCGTGGTGGAGGCCGGTATCCGCGGCGGCGACGAGTATGGCGAGAGCTGGCACCGCAGCGGTATGCTGGACAAGAAGCAGAACACCTTCGACGACTTTAACAGCTGCGCCGAGTGGCTCATCCGCGAGAAGTACACCAACCCCACCCGCATTGCGGCTAAGGGAGGCAGCAACGGCGGCCTGCTCATGGGCGCGATCGCTACGCAGCGGCCGGACCTCTACCGGGCCATCGTCTGCCAGGTGCCACTGCTGGACATGCTCCGCTACCACCGCTTCCTCATCGCCCGCTACTGGATCCCCGAGTATGGCTCCTCGGACGACGCCGAACAGTTCCGCTGGCTCTTCCCCTACTCGCCTTACCATAACATTCGCTCGGGGGTCAACCTGCCGACCATGCTCGTCACCACCGGTGCCAACGACAGTCGTGTCGACCCGCTCCACGCCAAGAAATTTGTGGCGGCCCTGCAGAACAACCCCGGTCAGCTGAACCCCGTCATCCTGCATATCGACTATGATAGCGGCCACGGATCGGGACAAAGCACCGAGCAATCGATAGCTAACTGGTCATTCATTTTCGAATTCATCCTGAACCAGTTAGGACTCTAACAGAAATTGCAATTAGGGCGCGCGCCAGCGTGTGACATCTGGCGTACGCCCACTCATACTACGCTATCATAAGGCTCCATCGACCAACCGACTTGCGATAAGTCCGTCCGGAGTTGTTTCATATACTATAAGCGATCATTTTGGGGCGCTCATCTTCCATAGGACTTGCGAAAGTCATCCCCGAGTGCCTCGACTGATGTCAATCATCAATGAAGTGCTCCCCGCGTAGGGCTTGCGAAAGCCATTGGGGGTACACAACATTGAATACCAACAAGAGGCTGCCTGCCGGGGAGATCCCGCCGGGCGGCCTCGCTCGTTTTGGCCGCTACCCCTCGCCTGCGACGGACGGTTTGCCCCGCTCCTCGCACGGGAGCACATAAAAAATGCCGGGCATCCGCGATCGGGATACCCGGCATAAGCGCTAACGACGGACAACTAACGGTCCGTCATTCCGTCATCAGCCCTTCCGCAGCTCCTCCAGTGCGTCCGCATGGCGCAGGATCTTCTTGCCTAAGAGACGCGCACCATCGGCAGTGATCAAGTAGTCCTCTTCGTTGCGGATACCGCCGAAGTCTTTGTAGGTGATCACCTTGTCGTAGTTGATGAAGTCTGCGAACCGCTTCTCTGCGTGCCACGAGTCGATGAGCTGCGGGATGAAGTAGATACCCGGCTCAATGGTCAGCACAAATCCTGGCTCCAGCTCACGGGCCAACCGCAGCGACTTGCGTCCGAACTGTTTGCTCTTCGGTTGGTCGCCATAGCCGACGTAAGCCTCGCCTAAGTTCTCCATGTCATGCACGTCGAGGCCCATCATGTGGCCCAGTCCGTGGGGGAAAAAGAGCGCATGCGCACCGGCCTTGACAGCCTCCTTGGCGTCACCCTTCATCAGCCCTGCGCTTTTCATGCCCTCGACGATCACCTCGGCCGACAGGTCGTAGACTTCCTCGAATCGGATGCCGGGACGAAGCGCCTTGACAGCTGTCTCGTGGCTGGCCAACTGGATCTCGAACATTTCCTTCTGGCGTGCGGTGAACTTCGGATCGGCAGGCACTGTGCTCGACATATCGCCCGCGTAGCCCATCTCTGTCTCTGCGCCCGCATCGAGCAGGAAGAGTTGCCCGCTACGGATCACGTTGCTGTGGTCGTGGTTGTGGAGCGTCTCGCCGTGCACTGTGGCAATGGTCGGGAACGAGAGCATGAAGTTGTGCGCAGCCGCCACTTCCTGCACAGCAGCCGCCACTTCGCACTCCCGCATTCCCGGACGTACCATCTGTAACGAACGTAGATGCATGTCGGCCGTCACATTGCACGCCCTTTCGATCTCTACAATCTCCTCGTCCGACTTGTAGTTCCTCATATTCACCACTGCCTTGATGAACTCCACCGACGGCTGCTCTGCACCCGGCATAATACCCAGCAGAGAGAGCAGTTTGATGCGATGTTCGGGGCGGTAAGTCGGCAGGTAACGCACGGGCTGTCCCTTGCGGGCGGCTGCCTCGAGGTAGGGTTTCAGCTCGGCCGACGGACGGACGTCTTTAATGCCGGCAGCTTCGCTCTTTTCGTGGAGTGTCGGCTGCACACCCATCCAGACGATGGCGTCGATCGTCAGTTCGTCGCCGAAGATGATCTCGCGGTTCTCATCGATGTCAATGACGGCCATTAGCCCCGCATAGGGCAAGCCAAAATAGTAGAGGAACGTAGAGTCCTGACGGTAGGGATAGAGGTTGTCCTCAAAGTTGCAACCCGCTTCGTCGTTACCCATGAATAACAACAGGCCCGTGCCAACAGCCTTCTTCAGGGCCTCACGCCGCTGAATGTAAGTTTCTTTCTTGAACATAGTAATTATCGTGTTTTGAAATCAGATGGAGCAAAAGTAAAAGGAAAGCGGCAAGGCCGTATCACATTGTACACTTGCCTTGCCGCTTTATCATACCTATACACAAAGTTTCGGGGAGGATTACTTCTCGGCCAACAGTTCGTCCAGCTTCTTATTCAGCTCCTCGCCAAAGAGGTTGTGACCGACAATCGTACCGTCCTTATCCACCAAGAAGGTGTTCGGGATTGATCGTACACCGTAGAGAGCTCCGCCAGCCGACTGCCATCCTCTCAGGTCGGACAGGTGGATCCAGTTCATCTGCTTGTCCTTCACGGCTGCTTCCCAGGCGCCCTTCTCCGAGTCAAGCGAGATTCCGACGATCTCGAATCCCTTCTTGTGGTAGGTCTCATACGTTTTCTTCAAGTTCGGCACCTCCTGCATGCACGGCCCACACCACGACGCCCAGAAATCTACCAGCGTCACGTTGCCCTTGCCTACATAGTCCGACAGTTTGTGGGTGTCACCCTTCAGGTCGACCATCTCAAAGTCTGAGAACTTCTGTCCGACGGCCACCTTCTTCATAGCCTGCAAATGTTCGGCTATCTCCTTGATGCCAGGAAACTTCATGAAGGCCGAATCCGCCTTGGCCAGTGCTGCCTCCTGCGTCTTTTCATCCAGCCCAAACTGGAAATCGGTGAGGAGCTTAGCCGTAGTGAGCTTGTTCGGATTCGCCTCGATGTAAGCCTTCACCTTGGCCATCATCTCATCCTCCAGCTGCTTAGCCTTTGCCTTCACAGCCTCTAATTCGCCCTCCTTGATGTTGCTGACAAGGTTCATATAGTTCT
The sequence above is drawn from the Tannerella serpentiformis genome and encodes:
- a CDS encoding TlpA disulfide reductase family protein; this encodes MKRLLWFAAVAAVCVSCGGKKSGYVIDGKIAEGRTDLEGKYVYLIPYGSDGAATDSALIEKNTFKLQGEPTADGLYALYLKDEGDEMMSRVGEAPFSAVFVLQKGEMQAVLDSFSYVTGTPENNAFKDIRSVLVDAQKNYMNLVSNIKEGELEAVKAKAKQLEDEMMAKVKAYIEANPNKLTTAKLLTDFQFGLDEKTQEAALAKADSAFMKFPGIKEIAEHLQAMKKVAVGQKFSDFEMVDLKGDTHKLSDYVGKGNVTLVDFWASWCGPCMQEVPNLKKTYETYHKKGFEIVGISLDSEKGAWEAAVKDKQMNWIHLSDLRGWQSAGGALYGVRSIPNTFLVDKDGTIVGHNLFGEELNKKLDELLAEK
- a CDS encoding aminopeptidase P family protein, with product MFKKETYIQRREALKKAVGTGLLLFMGNDEAGCNFEDNLYPYRQDSTFLYYFGLPYAGLMAVIDIDENREIIFGDELTIDAIVWMGVQPTLHEKSEAAGIKDVRPSAELKPYLEAAARKGQPVRYLPTYRPEHRIKLLSLLGIMPGAEQPSVEFIKAVVNMRNYKSDEEIVEIERACNVTADMHLRSLQMVRPGMRECEVAAAVQEVAAAHNFMLSFPTIATVHGETLHNHDHSNVIRSGQLFLLDAGAETEMGYAGDMSSTVPADPKFTARQKEMFEIQLASHETAVKALRPGIRFEEVYDLSAEVIVEGMKSAGLMKGDAKEAVKAGAHALFFPHGLGHMMGLDVHDMENLGEAYVGYGDQPKSKQFGRKSLRLARELEPGFVLTIEPGIYFIPQLIDSWHAEKRFADFINYDKVITYKDFGGIRNEEDYLITADGARLLGKKILRHADALEELRKG
- a CDS encoding prolyl oligopeptidase family serine peptidase codes for the protein MKYQYWLPMMLFAGTAGRAQVEFRPPATPQHAVRDTIHNVVFTDPYRWLEDKDDPAVVAWSKAQHDYGIEYLQKTQQVHPGVREQLAAYIDRDYEGPLTNVGDRVFQTVKMKGDKQYRIYTILNGKRVLIWDPVAIDPTGKTSTSGVAYTYDGNRAAISAQKSGAEISTTYFIDTRTGKQIGKPLENTFDFKWTKDQKHAYVTFRSPEDVAAQRPLKTYLWEFGTPASKARQIGTTDDAKNSFFIYDNRYGDMTVYGESDFYSNKAYIRRTGTNEKGRLIYESTVSNAYPQIIGDRMYMFTNDHAPNFRLMTADVARPEYKDWRVLIPEGETVMQNCVVTKHNIIVQDKKDIQSRLTLYDLEGHRQREIELPELGNVGGISYDREKDSIYMTLNTFTTMPKTFVASPKDFKWKLYFARETPIDMSDIEAKIIFYPSKDGTKIPAFIYHKKGLKMDGNNPVLIDGYGGFNDGIAPSYIGFYRSLLERGVVVVEAGIRGGDEYGESWHRSGMLDKKQNTFDDFNSCAEWLIREKYTNPTRIAAKGGSNGGLLMGAIATQRPDLYRAIVCQVPLLDMLRYHRFLIARYWIPEYGSSDDAEQFRWLFPYSPYHNIRSGVNLPTMLVTTGANDSRVDPLHAKKFVAALQNNPGQLNPVILHIDYDSGHGSGQSTEQSIANWSFIFEFILNQLGL
- a CDS encoding DUF4160 domain-containing protein; translated protein: MPTIFILFGFRFMFYSNDHEPIHVHVTKGDIRAKFNLFPVTLVQNHGLKPSELKLVEHVIRENQEIIAEHWNRFFNQSR
- a CDS encoding DUF2442 domain-containing protein; its protein translation is MLHIEKIWLTDDAIWIRTADGREAAERFVDYPRLARATADERARYLADGAGIHWPELDEDLCYEGFFTPKTHSPLYDFFMAHPELDASAVARRMKMPQSLLAQYLSGARQLSEQGFEEIVRTVRSIGRELVEV